Proteins co-encoded in one Medicago truncatula cultivar Jemalong A17 chromosome 8, MtrunA17r5.0-ANR, whole genome shotgun sequence genomic window:
- the LOC112417235 gene encoding zinc finger BED domain-containing protein RICESLEEPER 2-like: MILALDLPFDFLEHEGMRRYTETLNRNAVIPPTNVIEAYVTHLYMKEKSKLKQQLATIPNRVSLTFDLWESCTTMPYICLTAHFVDANWKVNSKVLNFCSVYPDTGGEMCERMIELLNDWGIEKKIFSLTLDDSVENNVLQEQLKSHLGLQNGLLCDGEFFHGHCFARVLNLIVEDGLKLVSDAVSKIRESIMFVRHSKSRREKFKECIEKVGGVDSSVRLHQDSSMSLNSTYLMLESALKYRRVFESLHLYEDNYELCPSVEE, translated from the coding sequence ATGATCCTTGCACTTGATTTACCCTTTGATTTTTTGGAGCACGAGGGAATGAGGAGGTACACTGAGACTTTAAATCGAAATGCTGTTATACCTCCTACAAATGTTATTGAGGCTTATGTCACTCATTTGTACATGAAAGAGAAATCTAAGCTTAAACAACAATTGGCTACCATTCCTAATAGGGtatctttaacttttgattTGTGGGAATCTTGCACTACTATGCCTTACATTTGTCTGACCGCTCATTTTGTTGACGCGAATTGGAAGGTAAATAGTAAGGTTCTCAATTTCTGTAGTGTCTACCCTGACACTGGTGGTGAGATGTGTGAAAGAATGATTGAATTGTTGAATGATTGGGGAATAGAGAAAAAGATTTTTTCTCTTACTTTAGATGATTCAGTCGAGAATAATGTTCTACAAGAACAATTGAAATCTCATCTTGGTTTGCAAAATGGGTTGTTGTGTGATGGAGAGTTCTTTCACGGGCACTGTTTTGCACGTGTTTTAAATCTGATTGTTGAAGACGGGTTGAAACTAGTTAGTGATGCCGTGTCAAAAATTAGAGAGAGCATCATGTTTGTGAGGCATTCAAAGAGTAGAAGGGAGAAATTTAAGGAATGCATTGAAAAGGTTGGTGGTGTCGATAGTTCCGTTCGCTTGCATCAGGACTCGTCTATGAGTCTGAACTCAACTTATTTGATGCTTGAAAGTGCTCTTAAATATCGGCGTGTGTTTGAAAGTCTTCACTTGTATGAGGATAATTATGAGTTATGTCCTTCGGTAGAAGAGTAG